ATGCCAATCGCTGGGTCACCGCACTCACTTCTGACACTGCGGCCGCAGTCGACCTGTACGCCGAAGACCTGGTGTATGACGACCACGCGGACTCCGACCACATGATCGACACCGCGATCACCAAAGCCGAACTGGAACCGCGATTGGCTCCGTTCGCCAACACCGACCCCGACAACGGCATTGGTATCCACCGATTCACCGCAACCGAGTCATTCCAACTCGCCGGTGTCAACGGCAATCCCGCGGTGGTCATCCTCTGGGATTGGACGGGTGAGGGCCTGGAAACCTACCGGGGCGTGCCCACGGCTAACAAGTCGTTGCAGACTCGCGGCATCACCTGGCACCAGCTCGATGGTGACGGCAGGATCGAGCGTGAGACCACCTACTGGAATGACACGCCGGTCCTCCAGGAGTTGGGGCTGCCGATCGTCACTCCGGAGTACTGGGTCGAAGGCTTCGATCCCGCGTCGCTGGCGCAGTAGTGAGTCGGCCGAACCACGGAATGTGGGGAGTGCTGCCCGACGTCCTGGATCGGGCCTGCACGTACTACGCCGATCGCGTTGCGATCATCGACAACGATCGCAGCATCACCTACCGACGTTTAGGTCAATGGCGCAATCAAGTCGCCCGTGCCCTGATCGACTGCGGCATCCAGAAGGGTGAGCGGGTCGGGCTGCTAATGCCCAATTGTCTGGAGTTCATTCCCATCCAGCACGGCATCTGGGCGGCGGGCGCCGTCCTGGTGCAGATGCCGACCCGAGCCGCGGCCGATGGGTTCCGGTCCAACCTGGCTTCGACCGACGCGACCACCCTGGTCTACCACGCCAAGTTCGAGAGCGCCGTCGCGGCGATCAGGGCGGAATTACCCAAACTGCAGACGGTCATCCGCGTCGGCACCCCAGACCGGATCGAGGTCGACGCAATAGGCTTCGACGCCGTCGTCGACCTCCAGCTCGACACCCGGCCCGACGTTGCGATCGACGAGGACGACGAGGCGTATGTCCTATTCACGTCCGGCAGTACAGGAGAGCCCAAAGGCGTTGTCAATTCCCATTTCACCTGGAGTTACTACAGCATTTCGGCCGGTCTCGAGATAGGGGACATCGCCTTCGGCGAGGTGTTTGCGCACGGCGCGCCCCTGACTCACTTCTCGCAGATCTTCGTGATGCCCACCTTCGTCCGCGGCGGCACCAATGTGATGCTGCCGGGTCTTGAGGTGGACGGACTGATGAAGAACATCGAGCACCACCGAATCACCGCCACCGCTCTGGTTCCGACGATCATCTACTTGCTGCTCGACCATCCCCGACGGGGCGACTTCGACCTCAGTTCACTGCGCACCATCGTCTACGCCGGGGCGCCGATCGCCCCCGATCGCCTGCGCCAAGCACGTGACGTATTCGGTCCCATCTTCATTCAGACCTACGCGGGCACCGAGCAGGGCTACGTCTCGTGCCTGCGCAAGGACGAACACCGCACCGATGACGAGGTGTGGGCGCAGCGGCTGGCGTCAGCAGGCCGCCCGATTTTTCACGTGCAGATCAGCATTCAGGACGACGACGATCGCCCGTTGCCGGTCGGCAGTACCGGGGAGATCTGCTCGCGTCAACTGGGCCAGATGCTCGGATATCTCGACCCGACTCGCGATGCCGAGACAGTTCGTGACGGGTGGGTCCACACCGGTGATATCGGTTATCTGGACGACAACGGTTTCCTGTTCATCGTCGACCGCAAGAAGGACATGGTGGTCAGCGGCGGCTTCAACGTCTTCCCCCGCCAGGTCGAGGACGTTTTGTCCAGCCATCCCGCCGTCGCCCAGAGCGCCGTCATCGGAGTGCCTCACGCGAAGTGGGGCGAGGCCGTCCTCGCCGTCGTGGTGGCAAAGCCGGGCGAAATCACCGGCCCCGGCTTGGAAAGGGAACTCGTCGAACATGTTAAACAGGCACTCGGGTCCGTCCCGGCACCCAAGACCGTTGTCTTCACTGACGAACTGCCGCTGAACCCGGCCGGCAAGGTCGACAAGAAAGCGATTCGCAAACCCTACTGGCAGGGCCGGACCCGCCAAATCGGCTGACGCAAAGGAGCTGTCATGACCAACCACTACTCGATGTACATCGACGGAAAGTGGATCGACTCCGACGAGGTATACGAAGTTCGAAGCCCTGCAACGGAAGAGCTCGTCGCCACCGTCGCCAAGGGCACCACCGACCACGTCGATGCCGCCGTGGCGGCGGCGAAGGGAGCGTTCGAGGAAGGTACCTGGCGTCGCACTCCCCCGGCCGAACGCGCTGCGCTGATCAATACCGTGGCCGAGCGCCTGGCCGCCCGAGCTGACGAGCTCGCAGCACTGCAGGCTCGCGAAAACGGTGCCACGATCCGTATCACCGGCGCTCTGCACGTCGGGCTCTCGGTTGGTCAGCTGCAGTATCTGGCCGCAATCGCGCAGCAATACCAATGGGAGACTCCGGGCCCCGCGATCGAGCCGATTGCGGCCGACGGCATCGTCGTTCGCGATCCGATCGGAGTTGTGGCGGCAATTGTGCCGTGGAACATCCCGCTGCTGACCACGGTGTGGA
This is a stretch of genomic DNA from Mycobacterium sp. ELW1. It encodes these proteins:
- a CDS encoding long-chain fatty acid--CoA ligase; its protein translation is MWGVLPDVLDRACTYYADRVAIIDNDRSITYRRLGQWRNQVARALIDCGIQKGERVGLLMPNCLEFIPIQHGIWAAGAVLVQMPTRAAADGFRSNLASTDATTLVYHAKFESAVAAIRAELPKLQTVIRVGTPDRIEVDAIGFDAVVDLQLDTRPDVAIDEDDEAYVLFTSGSTGEPKGVVNSHFTWSYYSISAGLEIGDIAFGEVFAHGAPLTHFSQIFVMPTFVRGGTNVMLPGLEVDGLMKNIEHHRITATALVPTIIYLLLDHPRRGDFDLSSLRTIVYAGAPIAPDRLRQARDVFGPIFIQTYAGTEQGYVSCLRKDEHRTDDEVWAQRLASAGRPIFHVQISIQDDDDRPLPVGSTGEICSRQLGQMLGYLDPTRDAETVRDGWVHTGDIGYLDDNGFLFIVDRKKDMVVSGGFNVFPRQVEDVLSSHPAVAQSAVIGVPHAKWGEAVLAVVVAKPGEITGPGLERELVEHVKQALGSVPAPKTVVFTDELPLNPAGKVDKKAIRKPYWQGRTRQIG
- a CDS encoding ketosteroid isomerase-related protein, whose protein sequence is MSLATDHANRWVTALTSDTAAAVDLYAEDLVYDDHADSDHMIDTAITKAELEPRLAPFANTDPDNGIGIHRFTATESFQLAGVNGNPAVVILWDWTGEGLETYRGVPTANKSLQTRGITWHQLDGDGRIERETTYWNDTPVLQELGLPIVTPEYWVEGFDPASLAQ